A window of the Nitrosococcus wardiae genome harbors these coding sequences:
- a CDS encoding tyrosine-type recombinase/integrase translates to MRFTDSAIKKLKPKESRFEVFEDGRPGFGLRVTPKGKKSWFWLYRHNGRPRRVTFGSYPEVDLYTAHLKHAEAQQLLSQGLDPGDLETARKQQERHAITVNTLAKEYLIRHAKPNKRSWEADERMLNKDVLPPGGGLKLKALPAVMWFLLLDGIQDRSAPVAANRTLSLIKRLFNFGVERAMLDVSPAAGIRPPAKETPRDRVLSEDEIKAFWTGLEKTHMAERIQLALKFQLLTAQRKGEILSGNMGPI, encoded by the coding sequence ATGCGCTTTACCGACTCTGCTATAAAGAAACTCAAACCCAAAGAAAGCCGCTTTGAAGTCTTTGAGGATGGGCGGCCAGGGTTCGGCTTGCGTGTGACCCCCAAGGGCAAAAAGTCATGGTTTTGGCTGTATCGCCACAATGGACGGCCCAGGCGGGTCACCTTTGGCAGCTACCCGGAAGTGGACTTGTACACGGCGCACTTAAAGCATGCCGAGGCTCAGCAATTGCTCTCCCAAGGGTTGGACCCTGGCGATTTGGAAACCGCACGCAAACAGCAAGAACGCCATGCTATTACGGTAAACACACTCGCTAAGGAATACCTGATCCGGCATGCCAAACCGAATAAGCGAAGCTGGGAAGCTGACGAACGAATGTTGAACAAGGACGTGCTACCGCCTGGGGGAGGATTAAAGCTAAAGGCATTACCCGCCGTGATGTGGTTTTTGCTGTTAGACGGGATACAGGACCGGAGTGCACCAGTGGCCGCCAATCGGACCCTATCCTTAATTAAAAGGCTGTTTAATTTTGGCGTTGAGCGGGCCATGCTGGATGTCTCCCCCGCCGCCGGGATACGTCCGCCAGCAAAGGAAACCCCAAGGGACCGGGTACTCTCCGAGGATGAAATTAAGGCGTTTTGGACGGGGCTTGAGAAAACCCATATGGCTGAACGGATTCAGTTAGCCCTCAAGTTTCAGCTACTCACCGCCCAGCGTAAAGGCGAAATACTTTCAGGCAATATGGGACCAATTTGA